The following are encoded in a window of Kitasatospora sp. NBC_01250 genomic DNA:
- the cmk gene encoding (d)CMP kinase has protein sequence MDTADRAHAAVVVAIDGPSGSGKSTVSRAVATRLGLSFLDTGAMYRAMTWWMLANEVDVEDPEAVAIACGKPVIVSGTDADGPTITVDGQDVSGPIRGPEVTAKVSAVAAVPQVRTRLVELQRGCAGHAERGIVAEGRDMGTVVFPDATAKIFLTASEAARAERRAAELRAKGVDEATIAAMAADLGRRDAADSSRATAPLTQAADAVLVDTSDLTLQQVIDTIAELVEQRAGQRSAA, from the coding sequence GTGGACACTGCCGACCGAGCGCACGCCGCGGTCGTCGTCGCCATCGACGGACCCTCCGGCTCCGGCAAGTCGACCGTCTCCCGCGCGGTGGCGACCCGGCTCGGCCTCAGCTTCCTCGACACCGGTGCCATGTACCGGGCGATGACCTGGTGGATGCTGGCCAACGAGGTCGACGTGGAGGACCCGGAGGCGGTGGCCATCGCCTGCGGCAAGCCGGTGATCGTCTCCGGCACGGACGCCGACGGCCCGACCATCACGGTCGACGGCCAGGACGTCTCCGGCCCGATCCGCGGCCCCGAGGTGACCGCCAAGGTCAGCGCGGTCGCCGCCGTCCCGCAGGTGCGGACCCGGCTGGTCGAGCTGCAGCGCGGTTGTGCCGGGCACGCCGAGCGGGGCATCGTCGCCGAGGGCCGGGACATGGGCACGGTGGTCTTCCCCGACGCCACGGCGAAGATCTTCCTGACCGCCTCCGAGGCCGCCCGGGCCGAGCGGCGCGCGGCCGAGCTGCGGGCCAAGGGCGTGGACGAGGCGACCATCGCCGCGATGGCGGCCGACCTGGGCCGCCGCGACGCCGCCGACTCCTCGCGGGCCACCGCACCACTGACCCAGGCCGCGGACGCCGTCCTGGTGGACACCAGCGACCTGACACTGCAGCAGGTCATCGACACCATCGCCGAGTTGGTGGAGCAGCGGGCCGGCCAGCGTTCGGCCGCCTAG